One genomic window of Polyodon spathula isolate WHYD16114869_AA chromosome 8, ASM1765450v1, whole genome shotgun sequence includes the following:
- the LOC121319891 gene encoding U6 snRNA-associated Sm-like protein LSm8, whose translation MSTALESYINRTVAIVTSDGRMIVGTLKGFDQTINLILDESHERVFSSTQGVEQVVLGLYIVRGDNVAVIGEIDEETDSALDLGNIRAEPLNSVVH comes from the exons ATGTCTACAGCACTGGAGAGCTATATCAACC GTACTGTTGCGATTGTTACATCTGATGGGAGAATGATTGTG gggACATTAAAAGGATTTGATCAGACTATTAATCTAATCCTGGATGAGAGTCACGAACGAGTATTCAGTTCTACTCAAGGAGTTGAACAAGTGGTGTTGGGATTGTATATTGTTAGAGGAGATAACGT ggcaGTAATTGGAGAAATTGATGAAGAAACAGATTCTGCTCTGGATTTAGGAAACATCCGTGCTGAACCCCTGAATTCAGTTGTACACTGA